A single genomic interval of Chryseobacterium paludis harbors:
- a CDS encoding HAD family hydrolase produces the protein MKNHITTIAFDADDTLWVNEPYFQEAEKEFCVILEDYLPQHSVSQELFKTEMQNLHLYGYGIKGFMLCMIETICRVSNGTASMQLINKAIDLGHELLQQPVQLLDGVTETLEDLKGKYRLVMATKGDLQDQERKLKKSGLENYFHHIEIMSDKQNTDYTKLLKHLDCKPENFMMLGNSIKSDILPVLEIGGFAAHIPFHTTWAHEQHEHQLKHERFIELESIDEVLKYLVQ, from the coding sequence ATGAAAAATCATATTACAACAATAGCATTTGACGCAGACGATACCCTTTGGGTGAATGAACCCTATTTTCAGGAAGCTGAAAAGGAATTCTGTGTTATTCTTGAAGATTATCTTCCACAGCATTCGGTATCACAGGAATTGTTTAAAACAGAAATGCAAAATCTGCATCTTTATGGTTATGGGATAAAAGGTTTTATGCTCTGTATGATCGAAACCATCTGTAGGGTCTCTAATGGAACAGCTTCCATGCAATTAATAAACAAAGCGATTGATCTTGGCCACGAATTATTACAACAACCTGTTCAGCTTTTAGATGGAGTCACAGAAACATTAGAAGATCTGAAAGGAAAATACAGATTAGTTATGGCAACCAAAGGTGATCTGCAGGATCAGGAGCGTAAGCTTAAAAAATCAGGATTAGAGAATTATTTCCATCATATAGAGATCATGAGTGATAAACAAAATACTGATTATACAAAGCTTCTGAAGCATTTAGACTGTAAACCTGAGAATTTTATGATGTTAGGCAATTCAATAAAATCTGATATTTTACCTGTATTGGAAATTGGTGGATTTGCAGCTCATATCCCATTTCATACGACCTGGGCACATGAGCAGCATGAACATCAGCTAAAACATGAAAGATTTATTGAGTTGGAAAGTATTGATGAAGTATTGAAGTATTTGGTTCAGTAA
- a CDS encoding Crp/Fnr family transcriptional regulator, translated as MLRTNETFLSYLEQLYSKQERKEDIVIRSFSKGTRIFVQNEKSPKVMLINDGVTKCYFEEENDKEYIMEFLGKGEIIGEIEFIKNINCLCTIEAVTEVSVYAISVPYFRTLVENDIALNNLLLNAFAERIINTSARASYQQLHTTEHSLAKLLELQSKQEIEISKENMAAYLGVTIRSLNRALKSLNKK; from the coding sequence ATGTTAAGAACCAATGAAACTTTTTTGAGCTATTTAGAACAACTTTACAGTAAGCAGGAACGTAAAGAAGATATCGTGATCAGATCATTTTCAAAAGGCACAAGGATATTTGTACAAAATGAAAAATCCCCGAAAGTAATGCTTATTAATGATGGTGTTACCAAATGCTATTTTGAAGAAGAAAATGATAAAGAGTATATTATGGAGTTTCTTGGGAAAGGTGAAATTATTGGTGAAATAGAATTCATTAAAAATATTAATTGCCTGTGTACTATTGAAGCAGTGACGGAAGTATCTGTCTATGCGATTTCTGTTCCTTATTTCAGAACATTAGTTGAAAATGATATAGCATTAAATAATTTATTATTAAATGCCTTTGCTGAGCGTATCATTAATACTTCTGCCAGGGCATCTTATCAACAACTTCATACCACTGAACACAGCTTAGCGAAACTATTGGAATTACAATCCAAACAAGAAATTGAAATTTCAAAAGAAAACATGGCAGCTTATTTAGGAGTTACCATAAGAAGTTTAAATAGAGCTTTGAAAAGTTTAAATAAAAAATAA